A region of the Deinococcus radiotolerans genome:
ACGAAGCCGGTCACGCCGTTGGTGCCGCGCACGACTTCCCAGGACTCGCCCAGTTCGCCGGGCGCGTCGTCATCCTCGACGTCCATCTGCACGAAGACGTAGCCGGGGAACAGCTTGCGCGTGACCTCGACCTTCTTGCCGCCTTCTTGCAGTTCGACGGCCTTCTCTTCCGGCTGGATCACTTGGAAGATCTTGGTGCCGCGCATGCCGAGTTTGGTGGCGCGTTCCATCAGGTGCTGCTGCACGCGGTCTTCCTGACCGACGTACGTGTGAACGGCGTACCATTCGATGCTCATGACAGCACCACCTTGATCAGGTTGCTGAAGACCAGGTCGAGCACGTACACGATCAGCGTGAGGGCCACGACGAAGATCAGCACGGCCTGCGTGCCTTCCAGCACCTGCTGGCGGGTCGGCCACGACACGCGCGAGAGTTCAGCGCGGGACTCGCGGAAGTACTGAATCAAGTTCATGCATTCACCTGCGACAGAGAAGAGGAGTGGAACGATCCGGCCGCGCGGCCCCCGGAAACCCGGTGGGCCGCTGCGGGATCAGACCTTCTTCTCTTTGAAGACCACGTGCTTCTTGGCGACGGGGTCGTACTTGCGCAGTTCCATCTTCGCCTGGGTGTTGCGGCGGTTCTTGGTGGTCGTGTAGTAGAAGCCGGTGCCGGCGCTGCTTTCCATTTTCACGATGATGCGGGGGCCGTCTTTCGCCATGAGATGCTCCTTCGCAGAGGTGCCGCGCGGCCACGGTGGGACTGGCGGCGATTCTGCTCCCAGCCACCCCGGGCCGTCCCGGGGAGATCCTTGCCCGCGCGGTGGCGGGGTCGGACACGCTGGTAAAAGCCCGCCTTCTGGCGGGCAACAT
Encoded here:
- the nusG gene encoding transcription termination/antitermination protein NusG — protein: MSIEWYAVHTYVGQEDRVQQHLMERATKLGMRGTKIFQVIQPEEKAVELQEGGKKVEVTRKLFPGYVFVQMDVEDDDAPGELGESWEVVRGTNGVTGFVGTATRPVPLSHEEVQRLLASVGVATQPVQEEAPKVKVDFKAGDMVRVTGGPFADFSGVISEVNIPQAKVKVLVSIFGRETPVELDFSQVAK
- the secE gene encoding preprotein translocase subunit SecE, with protein sequence MNLIQYFRESRAELSRVSWPTRQQVLEGTQAVLIFVVALTLIVYVLDLVFSNLIKVVLS
- the rpmG gene encoding 50S ribosomal protein L33, producing the protein MAKDGPRIIVKMESSAGTGFYYTTTKNRRNTQAKMELRKYDPVAKKHVVFKEKKV